One window of Manihot esculenta cultivar AM560-2 chromosome 17, M.esculenta_v8, whole genome shotgun sequence genomic DNA carries:
- the LOC110605516 gene encoding uncharacterized protein LOC110605516 yields MAYAGKFLSPIRQSLSSITSFYYYSPISRGKPFYGKFELIRTWMKQLQPTVQNRCSKFQCKMNTHKQYVRNVHLSGSILGVSFMIGSLCFSHQVVYAMDGQDILVDDREFFDDTERNPPVLWIFVRKLWLPAFFLLTVLMNWDHPIILMTKVALFLISTKPSPLSVYVFVEELCHQSMRQEPYLYLLKSLYANKVEVQDYKFFCLAKVEVKGQKLTLVGVLGGWWALPLSERAFSMFWNSAFY; encoded by the exons ATGGCGTACGCGGGAAAATTTCTCAGTCCAATTCGACAATCGCTGTCTTCAATTACCTCTTTTTACTATTACTCGCCAATCTCTCGAGGAAAACCAT TTTATGGAAAATTTGAGCTTATAAGAACATGGATGAAGCAGCTTCAACCTACAGTACAGAATCGATGCTCAAAATTTCAGTGTAAAATGAATACCCACAAACAATATGTTCGCAATGTGCATTTATCAG GAAGCATCCTTGGCGTGTCATTTATGATTGGATCTTTATGCTTTTCGCACCAGGTTGTGTATGCCATGGACG GACAAGATATTTTGGTGGATGATAGAGAGTTTTTTGATGATACGGAAAGAAATCCTCCTGTGTTATGGATTTTTGTGAGAAAACTATGGCTACCTGCTTTTTTCTTACTCACAGTGCTGATGAATTGGGACCATCCCATCATTCTTATGACCAAAGTTGCCCTTTTCCTCATTAGCACGAAGCCCAGCCCTTTATCAGTATATGTATTTGTTGAAGAG TTGTGTCATCAATCTATGCGCCAAGAACCCTACTTGTACTTGCTAAAG TCATTATATGCTAACAAAGTTGAAGTCCAAGACTACAAATTTTTTTGCCTCGCCAAGGTTGAAGTAAAAGGCCAGAAGCTTACTTTGGTTGGAGTTCTTGGTGGTTGGTGGGCTTTGCCGTTGTCAGAGAGAGCATTTTCTATGTTTTGGAATAGTGCTTTTTATTGA
- the LOC110605377 gene encoding protein MICRORCHIDIA 6 isoform X1 — MSLPVPDMIDLCSDDECGESDVIKGSSKKPKNQGGSLDDSSHRFGTSLPPPPISRQFWKAGDYEGGQGQVHGAANQRKYEKNHLHVHPMFLHSNATSHKWVFGAIAELVDNAIDEIKNGATFVDINKIANPRGGGPALQIQEDNGGGMDPEEMRRCLSFGFSKKMKCAIGRYGNGFKASTMRLGADVVVFSRHRNMRSSTQSVGLLSYTFLRSMGHEKIIIPMVDYEFNSSTESFGPIFHHGMEHFSSNLTMLLQWSPYSTEDEFLKQFDDIGDQGTKIVMYNLWFNDDGDMELDFDSDIEDIRISGDVKLFGEHSKPIFQQHIANVYNYSLRVYLSILYLRLPQFFNIKLRGRVVEQHNIADDLKFAEFILYRPQTGVKDQTAVITTIGFLKEAPDVNVHGFNIYYRNRLILPFWRVLRNTTNSSGRGIVGVLEANYIEPTHNKQDFERSSLFQKLEDRLKQMTIEYWHLHCELIGYQGKKSSALPSQEMHYSETGTKEELNTKRRGPVPLAGQEFARAYAADTWHIMEDQSYIRSKQQVQREKASLVMQQNKKLRLQISELEKNVEGFYLKVEQLQSELIEVQHECTRLLAESKAMDIID, encoded by the exons ATGAGCCTCCCAGTCCCAGATATGATAGATTTATGCAGTGATGATGAGTGTGGAGAATCAGATGTCATCAAAGGTTCAAGTAAGAAACCCAAAA ATCAAGGTGGTTCACTTGATGACTCAAGCCATCGTTTTGGAACCTCTTTACCTCCACCACCAATATCTCGGCAATTCTGGAAAGCTGGGGACTATGAAGGAGGGCAGGGACAGGTTCATGGTGCTGCAAATCAAAGAAAAT ATGAAAAAAATCATCTCCATGTGCATCCTATGTTCCTTCATTCAAATGCAACCTCACATAAATGGGTTTTTGGTG CAATAGCGGAGCTGGTTGATAATGCTATTGATGAG ATAAAAAATGGGGCTACCTTTGTTGATATAAACAAAATTGCAAATCCTCGGGGTGGGGGTCCAGCTTTGCAAATCCAAG AAGATAATGGTGGTGGAATGGATCCTGAAGAGATGAGGCGGTGTTTGAGCTTTGGATTCTCGAAGAAAATGAAATGTGCTATCGGACGAT ATGGAAATGGCTTCAAGGCTAGCACTATGAGACTGGGAGCTGATGTTGTCGTCTTCAGTCGACATAGAAACATGAG GTCATCAACTCAAAGTGTTGGACTCCTCTCTTATACTTTTTTGAGAAGCATGGGCCATGAAAAGATCATCATACCAATG GTTGATTATGAATTTAATTCATCAACTGAATCATTTGGACCCATTTTTCATCATGGTATGGAGCACTTCTCTTCAAATCTGACCATGCTACTGCAATGGTCTCCTTATTCAACAGAAGATGAGTTTCTGAAGCAA TTTGATGATATAGGGGATCAAGGAACAAAAATTGTGATGTACAATCTTTGGTTCAATGATGATGGGGATATGGAATTAGATTTTGATTCTGATATTGAG GATATCCGCATTAGTGGGGACGTAAAATTATTTGGTGAACATTCAAAACCAATATTCCAACAGCATATAGCAAATGTATACAATTATTCTCTTCGT GTATATTTGTCCATCTTGTATCTGCGGCTACCACagttttttaacataaaattgCGAGGACGTGTTGTGGAGCAACATAATATTGCTGATGATCTTAAATTTGCTGAATTCATCCTATATAGGCCACAAACTGGTGTAAAAGATCAG ACTGCAGTTATTACTACAATAGGGTTTCTGAAGGAAGCTCCAGATGTAAATGTCCATGGGTTCAATATCTACTATCGAAACCGACTTATACTA CCTTTTTGGCGTGTGCTTAGGAATACAACAAACAGCAGCGGTAGGGGAATTGTTG GTGTCCTGGAAGCAAATTACATAGAGCCTACTCATAATAAGCAAGATTTTGAGAGGAGTTCCCTTTTTCAAAAGCTTGAAGACCGTTTAAAGCAAATGACTATAGAATACTG GCATTTGCACTGTGAATTGATTGGTTATCAAGGGAAAAAATCTTCTGCACTGCCTTCTCAGGAGATGCATTATTCTGAAACTGGTACCAAGGAAG AATTAAATACAAAGCGAAGGGGGCCTGTTCCTCTAGCTGGTCAAGAATTTGCTCGGGCCTATGCTGCTGATACCTGGCACATAATGGAAGACCAG TCTTACATTAGAAGCAAGCAACAGGTGCAACGGGAAAAGGCATCACTCGTAATGCAACAAAACAAGAAGCTTCGTTTGCA GATATCAGAGTTAGAGAAAAATGTGGAAGGCTTTTATCTTAAG GTGGAACAGCTTCAAAGCGAGCTAATTGAAGTTCAACACGAGTGTACAAGACTTTTGGCAGAATCAAAAGCAATGGACATAATCGATTAA
- the LOC110604960 gene encoding pentatricopeptide repeat-containing protein At2g13600: protein MRSALKTLLSINPATHFNAYAETCVSLLKDLTKHCLITEGSALHGHFIKMGMSSERYVAIKVLIMYLNSRKWADANEIAREFNGFDPVVHNCMISANMQWGNLDEARRLFDEMPERNEVSWAALISGFMKCGRVKESMWYFERNPFQNVVSWTAAISGYVQNGFSVEAVKLFFKLLESGVKANKVTFTSVVRACAGLGDFGLGMSVLGLIIKTGFENDIAVSNSLITLCLRMGEINLARAVFDRMKKRDVVSWTAILDMYVEMGDMGEARRIFDEMPERNEVSWSAMIARYCQSGCPEESLKLFYQMVQEGFKPNCSCFSSVLSALGSLEALRAGMNIHGHVTKLGIEKGVFVGSTLIDLYCKCGEVMDGRKAFDSILDKNVVSWNAMIGGYSMNGQMQEAENLFNIMPLPLRNNVSWSAIIAGYLDCQQCDKVFEVFNEMLLLGEIPNKSTFTSLLCACASMAASLGKGKDLHGKIIKLGIQSDVFVGTALTDMYAKSGDIESSRKVFDRMPEKNEVSWTAMIQGLAESGFAEESLNLFEEMEKASSIALNEFMLLSVLFACSHCGLVDKGLRYFNSMETIYGLKPQGKHYTCIVDMLSRAGRLLEAERFINSMPFQPETNAWAALLSGCKTYKNEEIAERTARKLWEIAEKNPAGYVLLSNIYASAGRWKDVLNVRKLMKEKGLKKSGGCSLVEVKDHVHSFYSGDGTHSQSAEVYKILELLKNEMHDLQNVVHL from the coding sequence ATGAGAAGTGCCCTTAAAACCCTATTATCTATAAACCCAGCAACGCATTTCAATGCTTATGCAGAAACCTGTGTTTCCCTTTTGAAAGACCTCACTAAACATTGTTTGATTACTGAAGGGAGTGCCCTTCATGGCCATTTTATCAAAATGGGTATGTCATCAGAAAGATATGTAGCAATTAAGGTCTTGATAATGTACCTAAATTCTCGCAAATGGGCTGATGCTAATGAGATTGCAAGAGAATTTAATGGGTTTGACCCTGTTGTGCATAATTGTATGATATCTGCTAATATGCAATGGGGAAATCTCGATGAAGCTCGTAGGCTGTTTGATGAAATGCCAGAGAGAAACGAGGTTTCCTGGGCGGCGCTGATTTCGGGTTTTATGAAATGTGGACGAGTGAAAGAATCAATGTGGTACTTTGAAAGAAATCCATTTCAGAATGTGGTATCTTGGACTGCAGCGATCAGTGGGTACGTGCAAAATGGGTTTAGTGTTGAAGCTGTGAAGCTGTTTTTCAAACTCCTTGAATCTGGGGTCAAGGCAAATAAAGTTACTTTTACCTCTGTGGTTAGAGCTTGTGCAGGTTTAGGTGATTTTGGATTGGGAATGAGTGTTTTGGGCTTAATTATCAAAACTGGATTCGAAAATGATATAGCAGTTTCTAATTCTTTGATTACATTATGCTTGAGGATGGGTGAAATAAATTTGGCTAGAGCTGTATTTGATAGGATGAAGAAGAGAGATGTTGTTTCATGGACAGCAATTCTAGACATGTACGTGGAGATGGGTGACATGGGAGAAGCAAGAAGAATCTTTGATGAAATGCCTGAAAGAAACGAGGTTTCTTGGAGTGCAATGATTGCAAGGTACTGTCAGAGTGGCTGTCCAGAAGAATCACTGAAACTCTTTTACCAAATGGTGCAAGAAGGATTCAAGCCAAATTGTTCTTGTTTCTCTAGTGTTCTTAGTGCATTGGGTAGCCTTGAAGCTTTGCGAGCAGGAATGAACATCCATGGACACGTTACAAAACTTGGGATTGAAAAAGGTGTTTTTGTTGGTAGCACTCTGATTGACTTGTACTGTAAATGTGGAGAAGTCATGGATGGACGCAAAgcatttgattcaattttggaTAAAAATGtggtttcatggaatgcaatGATTGGAGGGTATAGTATGAATGGCCAAATGCAAGAAGCTGAGAATTTGTTCAATATCATGCCTTTGCCATTGCGTAATAATGTCTCTTGGAGTGCTATAATAGCTGGTTATTTAGATTGTCAACAATGTGATAAGGTGTTTGAGGTCTTCAATGAAATGCTTTTGTTAGGAGAAATTCCGAATAAATCCACCTTCACTAGCTTGCTTTGCGCTTGTGCGAGCATGGCGGCATCTTTAGGGAAGGGTAAGGACCTACATGGGAAAATAATTAAACTTGGGATTCAATCTGATGTTTTTGTAGGCACTGCTCTTACTGATATGTATGCAAAATCTGGAGACATTGAGAGCTCCAGGAAGGTTTTTGATAGGATGCCTGAGAAGAATGAAGTTTCTTGGACAGCGATGATTCAAGGGCTTGCTGAAAGTGGTTTTGCTGAGGAATCACTTAATTTGTTTGAAGAAATGGAAAAGGCTTCATCTATTGCTCTTAATGAGTTCATGCTCTTGTCAGTTCTTTTTGCTTGTTCTCACTGCGGATTAGTTGATAAAGGACTGAGGTATTTTAATTCCATGGAGACCATTTATGGACTTAAGCCTCAGGGAAAACACTACACCTGCATTGTTGATATGCTTTCTCGAGCAGGACGGCTCTTAGAAGCTGAGCGGTTTATTAATTCTATGCCATTTCAACCTGAAACTAATGCATGGGCAGCTTTATTAAGTGGTTGTAAGACTTATAAAAATGAGGAAATAGCTGAGAGAACAGCTAGGAAGCTTTGGGAAATTGCAGAAAAAAACCCTGCAGGATATGTTTTGCTTTCAAATATCTATGCTTCAGCTGGAAGATGGAAGGATGTTTTGAATGTTAGGAAGTTAATGAAGGAAAAGGGATTGAAGAAGAGCGGTGGTTGTAGTTTGGTTGAGGTTAAAGATCATGTCCATAGTTTTTATTCAGGAGATGGAACGCACTCCCAGTCAGCTGAGGTTTATAAGATCTTAGAGCTCTTGAAGAATGAAATGCACGATCTTCAGAATGTAGTCCACTTATAA
- the LOC110605377 gene encoding protein MICRORCHIDIA 6 isoform X3, with the protein MSLPVPDMIDLCSDDECGESDVIKGSSKKPKNQGGSLDDSSHRFGTSLPPPPISRQFWKAGDYEGGQGQVHGAANQRKYEKNHLHVHPMFLHSNATSHKWVFGAIAELVDNAIDEIKNGATFVDINKIANPRGGGPALQIQEDNGGGMDPEEMRRCLSFGFSKKMKCAIGRYGNGFKASTMRLGADVVVFSRHRNMRSSTQSVGLLSYTFLRSMGHEKIIIPMVDYEFNSSTESFGPIFHHGMEHFSSNLTMLLQWSPYSTEDEFLKQFDDIGDQGTKIVMYNLWFNDDGDMELDFDSDIEDIRISGDVKLFGEHSKPIFQQHIANVYNYSLRVYLSILYLRLPQFFNIKLRGRVVEQHNIADDLKFAEFILYRPQTGVKDQTAVITTIGFLKEAPDVNVHGFNIYYRNRLILPFWRVLRNTTNSSGRGIVGVLEANYIEPTHNKQDFERSSLFQKLEDRLKQMTIEYWHLHCELIGYQGKKSSALPSQEMHYSETGTKEELNTKRRGPVPLAGQEFARAYAADTWHIMEDQDIRVREKCGRLLS; encoded by the exons ATGAGCCTCCCAGTCCCAGATATGATAGATTTATGCAGTGATGATGAGTGTGGAGAATCAGATGTCATCAAAGGTTCAAGTAAGAAACCCAAAA ATCAAGGTGGTTCACTTGATGACTCAAGCCATCGTTTTGGAACCTCTTTACCTCCACCACCAATATCTCGGCAATTCTGGAAAGCTGGGGACTATGAAGGAGGGCAGGGACAGGTTCATGGTGCTGCAAATCAAAGAAAAT ATGAAAAAAATCATCTCCATGTGCATCCTATGTTCCTTCATTCAAATGCAACCTCACATAAATGGGTTTTTGGTG CAATAGCGGAGCTGGTTGATAATGCTATTGATGAG ATAAAAAATGGGGCTACCTTTGTTGATATAAACAAAATTGCAAATCCTCGGGGTGGGGGTCCAGCTTTGCAAATCCAAG AAGATAATGGTGGTGGAATGGATCCTGAAGAGATGAGGCGGTGTTTGAGCTTTGGATTCTCGAAGAAAATGAAATGTGCTATCGGACGAT ATGGAAATGGCTTCAAGGCTAGCACTATGAGACTGGGAGCTGATGTTGTCGTCTTCAGTCGACATAGAAACATGAG GTCATCAACTCAAAGTGTTGGACTCCTCTCTTATACTTTTTTGAGAAGCATGGGCCATGAAAAGATCATCATACCAATG GTTGATTATGAATTTAATTCATCAACTGAATCATTTGGACCCATTTTTCATCATGGTATGGAGCACTTCTCTTCAAATCTGACCATGCTACTGCAATGGTCTCCTTATTCAACAGAAGATGAGTTTCTGAAGCAA TTTGATGATATAGGGGATCAAGGAACAAAAATTGTGATGTACAATCTTTGGTTCAATGATGATGGGGATATGGAATTAGATTTTGATTCTGATATTGAG GATATCCGCATTAGTGGGGACGTAAAATTATTTGGTGAACATTCAAAACCAATATTCCAACAGCATATAGCAAATGTATACAATTATTCTCTTCGT GTATATTTGTCCATCTTGTATCTGCGGCTACCACagttttttaacataaaattgCGAGGACGTGTTGTGGAGCAACATAATATTGCTGATGATCTTAAATTTGCTGAATTCATCCTATATAGGCCACAAACTGGTGTAAAAGATCAG ACTGCAGTTATTACTACAATAGGGTTTCTGAAGGAAGCTCCAGATGTAAATGTCCATGGGTTCAATATCTACTATCGAAACCGACTTATACTA CCTTTTTGGCGTGTGCTTAGGAATACAACAAACAGCAGCGGTAGGGGAATTGTTG GTGTCCTGGAAGCAAATTACATAGAGCCTACTCATAATAAGCAAGATTTTGAGAGGAGTTCCCTTTTTCAAAAGCTTGAAGACCGTTTAAAGCAAATGACTATAGAATACTG GCATTTGCACTGTGAATTGATTGGTTATCAAGGGAAAAAATCTTCTGCACTGCCTTCTCAGGAGATGCATTATTCTGAAACTGGTACCAAGGAAG AATTAAATACAAAGCGAAGGGGGCCTGTTCCTCTAGCTGGTCAAGAATTTGCTCGGGCCTATGCTGCTGATACCTGGCACATAATGGAAGACCAG GATATCAGAGTTAGAGAAAAATGTGGAAGGCTTTTATCTTAA
- the LOC110605377 gene encoding protein MICRORCHIDIA 6 isoform X2, which translates to MSLPVPDMIDLCSDDECGESDVIKGSSKKPKNQGGSLDDSSHRFGTSLPPPPISRQFWKAGDYEGGQGQVHGAANQRKYEKNHLHVHPMFLHSNATSHKWVFGAIAELVDNAIDEIKNGATFVDINKIANPRGGGPALQIQDNGGGMDPEEMRRCLSFGFSKKMKCAIGRYGNGFKASTMRLGADVVVFSRHRNMRSSTQSVGLLSYTFLRSMGHEKIIIPMVDYEFNSSTESFGPIFHHGMEHFSSNLTMLLQWSPYSTEDEFLKQFDDIGDQGTKIVMYNLWFNDDGDMELDFDSDIEDIRISGDVKLFGEHSKPIFQQHIANVYNYSLRVYLSILYLRLPQFFNIKLRGRVVEQHNIADDLKFAEFILYRPQTGVKDQTAVITTIGFLKEAPDVNVHGFNIYYRNRLILPFWRVLRNTTNSSGRGIVGVLEANYIEPTHNKQDFERSSLFQKLEDRLKQMTIEYWHLHCELIGYQGKKSSALPSQEMHYSETGTKEELNTKRRGPVPLAGQEFARAYAADTWHIMEDQSYIRSKQQVQREKASLVMQQNKKLRLQISELEKNVEGFYLKVEQLQSELIEVQHECTRLLAESKAMDIID; encoded by the exons ATGAGCCTCCCAGTCCCAGATATGATAGATTTATGCAGTGATGATGAGTGTGGAGAATCAGATGTCATCAAAGGTTCAAGTAAGAAACCCAAAA ATCAAGGTGGTTCACTTGATGACTCAAGCCATCGTTTTGGAACCTCTTTACCTCCACCACCAATATCTCGGCAATTCTGGAAAGCTGGGGACTATGAAGGAGGGCAGGGACAGGTTCATGGTGCTGCAAATCAAAGAAAAT ATGAAAAAAATCATCTCCATGTGCATCCTATGTTCCTTCATTCAAATGCAACCTCACATAAATGGGTTTTTGGTG CAATAGCGGAGCTGGTTGATAATGCTATTGATGAG ATAAAAAATGGGGCTACCTTTGTTGATATAAACAAAATTGCAAATCCTCGGGGTGGGGGTCCAGCTTTGCAAATCCAAG ATAATGGTGGTGGAATGGATCCTGAAGAGATGAGGCGGTGTTTGAGCTTTGGATTCTCGAAGAAAATGAAATGTGCTATCGGACGAT ATGGAAATGGCTTCAAGGCTAGCACTATGAGACTGGGAGCTGATGTTGTCGTCTTCAGTCGACATAGAAACATGAG GTCATCAACTCAAAGTGTTGGACTCCTCTCTTATACTTTTTTGAGAAGCATGGGCCATGAAAAGATCATCATACCAATG GTTGATTATGAATTTAATTCATCAACTGAATCATTTGGACCCATTTTTCATCATGGTATGGAGCACTTCTCTTCAAATCTGACCATGCTACTGCAATGGTCTCCTTATTCAACAGAAGATGAGTTTCTGAAGCAA TTTGATGATATAGGGGATCAAGGAACAAAAATTGTGATGTACAATCTTTGGTTCAATGATGATGGGGATATGGAATTAGATTTTGATTCTGATATTGAG GATATCCGCATTAGTGGGGACGTAAAATTATTTGGTGAACATTCAAAACCAATATTCCAACAGCATATAGCAAATGTATACAATTATTCTCTTCGT GTATATTTGTCCATCTTGTATCTGCGGCTACCACagttttttaacataaaattgCGAGGACGTGTTGTGGAGCAACATAATATTGCTGATGATCTTAAATTTGCTGAATTCATCCTATATAGGCCACAAACTGGTGTAAAAGATCAG ACTGCAGTTATTACTACAATAGGGTTTCTGAAGGAAGCTCCAGATGTAAATGTCCATGGGTTCAATATCTACTATCGAAACCGACTTATACTA CCTTTTTGGCGTGTGCTTAGGAATACAACAAACAGCAGCGGTAGGGGAATTGTTG GTGTCCTGGAAGCAAATTACATAGAGCCTACTCATAATAAGCAAGATTTTGAGAGGAGTTCCCTTTTTCAAAAGCTTGAAGACCGTTTAAAGCAAATGACTATAGAATACTG GCATTTGCACTGTGAATTGATTGGTTATCAAGGGAAAAAATCTTCTGCACTGCCTTCTCAGGAGATGCATTATTCTGAAACTGGTACCAAGGAAG AATTAAATACAAAGCGAAGGGGGCCTGTTCCTCTAGCTGGTCAAGAATTTGCTCGGGCCTATGCTGCTGATACCTGGCACATAATGGAAGACCAG TCTTACATTAGAAGCAAGCAACAGGTGCAACGGGAAAAGGCATCACTCGTAATGCAACAAAACAAGAAGCTTCGTTTGCA GATATCAGAGTTAGAGAAAAATGTGGAAGGCTTTTATCTTAAG GTGGAACAGCTTCAAAGCGAGCTAATTGAAGTTCAACACGAGTGTACAAGACTTTTGGCAGAATCAAAAGCAATGGACATAATCGATTAA
- the LOC110605513 gene encoding high affinity nitrate transporter 2.7, protein MEIPSSLPVDDEQKATKFHPLSLSSPHMRAFHLSWLNLFSCFFSTFSIPPLLPVIRDNLNLTDTDIGHAGIASFVGSIFSRLAMGPLCDLLGPRITSATLSLVTAPIIISTYFISSPSSFILVRFLVGFSLANFVANQFWMSCMFSGCVVGLANGVSAGWANMGAGVAHLVMPQIYFFITNSLHVSSFTAWRVSFVVPGIFQALTAIMVLAYGQDLPSGDYKYSKRAQKQQKQSFLAVLVNGLGNYRGWILGLTYGFSFGSELTTDNIIAQYFYDRFGVNLRVAGLIAASFGLANFFSRPMGGVLSDKMAKRFGIRGRLWGLWIVQTTSGLLCLFLGQVSSLWSSVAVMCLFSVFVQAASGLTFGVVPFVSVRSLGVISGMTGSGGTVGAAVTQLLLFSGSKFSKQTSISLMGLMITIFSLPVTFIYFPKSGGMFCGPSANINSAAEDAEDYHLLV, encoded by the exons ATGGAAATTCCTTCTTCTCTTCCAGTAGATGATGAACAAAAAGCCACTAAGTTCCATCCACTCTCATTATCATCACCTCATATGCGTGCTTTTCATCTCTCATGGCTCAATCTCTTCTCCTGCTTCTTCTCCACCTTCTCTATTCCTCCTCTTCTGCCTGTAATCCGCGACAACCTTAATCTCACCGACACAGACATAGGCCACGCAGGCATTGCCTCCTTTGTCGGCTCTATCTTCTCTCGCCTTGCCATGGGACCTCTCTGCGATCTCCTGGGTCCTCGTATTACCTCCGCCACTCTCTCTCTCGTTACTGCTCCTATTATCATCTCTACTTATTTcatctcttctccttcttcttttatcCTCGTTCGTTTTCTCGTTGGATTCTCTTTAGCCAACTTCGTCGCTAATCAGTTCTGGATGAGCTGCATGTTCTCTGGATGTGTTGTCGGCCTCGCCAACGGTGTCTCCGCCGGCTGGGCTAACATGGGAGCCGGTGTAGCACACTTAGTTATGCCGCAGATTTACTTTTTTATCACAAATTCATTACATGTATCTTCCTTCACTGCATGGCGAGTCTCGTTTGTTGTCCCTGGAATTTTTCAAGCTTTAACAGCTATAATGGTCTTGGCCTATGGCCAAGACCTCCCCTCTGGAGACTATAAGTACTCAAAGAGagctcagaaacagcagaaACAAAGCTTTCTCGCGGTTCTTGTTAATGGGTTAGGGAATTACAGAGGGTGGATTCTGGGATTAACATATGGGTTCAGCTTTGGTTCAGAATTGACAACTGATAATATAATTGCACAGTATTTTTACGATAGATTTGGAGTGAATCTTCGGGTTGCAGGGTTGATAGCTGCAAGTTTTGGATTGGCCAACTTCTTTTCTAGGCCAATGGGAGGGGTTTTATCAGATAAGATGGCGAAGAGATTTGGGATTAGAGGGAGACTGTGGGGGCTGTGGATTGTGCAGACAACTTCTGGGTTGCTGTGTTTGTTTCTTGGACAAGTGAGTTCTCTTTGGAGTTCCGTTGCTGTGATGTGTTTGTTCTCTGTTTTTGTTCAAGCTGCTTCTGGCCTCACGTTCGGTGTGGTTCCTTTCGTTTCCGTAAg GTCACTGGGAGTGATATCAGGGATGACGGGAAGTGGAGGAACAGTGGGGGCCGCAGTGACCCAATTGCTACTCTTTTCAGGCTCTAAATTCTCAAAGCAAACAAGTATTTCTTTAATGGGCCTTATGATAACTATTTTCAGTCTCCCTGTCACCTTTATCTATTTCCCCAAATCGGGTGGCATGTTCTGTGGCCCTTCTGCAAACATAAACTCGGCTGCCGAAGATGCTGAAGATTACCATTTGCTTGTATAA